Within the Rosa rugosa chromosome 2, drRosRugo1.1, whole genome shotgun sequence genome, the region NNNNNNNNNNNNNNNNNNNNNNNNNNNNNNNNNNNNNNNNNNNNNNNNNNNNNNNNNNNNNNNNNNNNNNNNNNtatttcggcatctcaactgttcagtttttaggtcctaatgtgtagatcacttctgccaAATCGGTAATCGTTAagatatcaaactagattaaatcaacggACGAACAAATCTGTTAGACTTGagccgttcatacttataatctttaATCGTTATTttaaatgccttaacgataattaatttgactgaaaatttgcagaagtgatctacacattatgacctaaaaactgaacggttgaaatactaaaatatgatcgaaaagttggtttaatgccctatccctagaaaagaccaaaaaaagaattCTTCACTAGAAAGGCCACACACACTTATTACTTTAATTTGATCATATATATACTTTCTTAATATgctcaattttatttttattttcctccGTCAATGAACAACTATGTTGATAGGTTTTCGATTCCAAACTTCACATTCAAGCATAAAGATCGTTGATGCAGAAAATGCGAGCACGTTTTTTGTTATTTAAATAGGAAATAATGCCAATTCATGAAAATTAATTGGATCGAGGAGTCAAACTTACTTTCATATTTTGTCTCTTTTAATTGAAGTAAACATCCTCGTGGATGAGGCAGACAAATGTAAAACATTCTCGTTGTGAATCTGTAATCATAATCAAGTTGACGAGAGTATTGTTTTACTGAAATGACTTCATTATTATCCACTTTGTGTGCTCCAACaaccttttttttattattatgcttttttttttttaaaagccaACAACTTGTTAGTTGAACTTGGTTTCATTAGAATCTTTTCAAATCCTTTAACCAATTATGTGTATAGATTACTTCTTTCCGCGAATAATTAGCCTTTCTATAAATTCTACTACACACTGTAACATGAAAATGACTAATTAAGATAAGAAATGAATTAGTGATTGTCATCTAAGATCGCTATCACGTAACACAAAAATTCTTTATGAAAAGACAATAATTATATAAAACAAAATGTTAGTACATATTTcaaatttgattttttcttaCTTCTCATTTTTCGATAGTTTAAAACAATGACAATACATGTTAAACATGAATCCTAAAAGATCATTAGTGTGAACATTAGTACGATTAGTACGATTCGTGTATTTAATTTTAAGCAAACTTTACATTTTAAAACTAGAAATCACACATAATAGTGACAGACAAGTTAAAGATATGTCCCCAAGAACCAGACAGAGCCGTTGTGGATAGTAGGCTATATATGCTTGGTGGTTCAAACTTCTATCATTATGGTGGCCAACCATTCAATCCTGAACTACGGCCCCAAGAaccaaaataagaaagaaattCAATCTTCTTCGTTTCATTTTTCTTCAAGCACGTGAATAATACCTCAATGAATCGAGTGGTGCTGAGCGGACTCGTGGGCGGGTTTCTTAGGTGCTTACTGCTTTCGGCCCACCGCCGCCTATATATTatattaattatcatatcataTATATGAACAGATTTTCCAGGTTCTACATCAAGATCAAGTGGCTGCTCAACTACACACAGATTTTGCAAGAAAAATgtgaaaaactgaaaacacTTTTTCAATTTATGTCGACTAAAATTGTTTTTGaaaacccaataaaaaaaaaatgtttttgaaaagaaaaactcGTGTCCTTCAATCTCGAAAATTAAGTTCTACATAGGGTAATCAATGTATCAGTATATTAAATGTCGACTGATTTTTATTGTAGTGATAGACCAACTTATTATAATCGTAGACTATTTTGATATTAGACAAAGTTATATATTCTATTAATAAATTGAGCTAGTTTTACTTCAACACCGAATTAATATACTTGATGTATCATACATTAGTGCACCGTAGAATAACTCTTTCGATTAATATGTTTTGGAGATATTTTTTACCATGTCCCGAGATATAAAATACTTTGATTTCTACAACTGTTAAACCTACCATTTCATAAACTCCCATGTAAAATAAAGTTTTCGTTGTTTGGACCTCTGTAAATGGCACATCGTTATACAAATTGTCAAAAGTTTTGTCTCATATGCGTAAGATCTAAAATCATATACCAACTAATTTCTAGTATATATACTGAGTTGAAAGGAAAAAGTAGAAAAAggtctaaaaagtaaaaacgaTAATCTGTACCTTTTGATAGCAACACCCTTTTAACTTATTGTGTCATCGGAGCAAAAATGTTCTTTTCCATGGTTTACAAACAAAAACTAcactaaataagtaaatatgGCAATTAGACTTTGGTGTTTGGTGCAATACAATAATcaacgatgatgatgatgatgacggtCACCCAATACAAAGACATTATTATAGACTTCTGAACTACAAAGTTCAAACATCACATGatcattaaatatatatataataagtaATGACCGTTTGATTTAGTGGCACGAATATTATTTTTATAGAAGATTCTTATAGTCGTCGTACTAGTTGACATATGatagaaaaaaaatccaaacacGCATGAATAGTGTAATGGACGACTATTTTATTATGGGGTTTGTCTGTAATGAGTAAAGTGTAGAATGTTTCAATCCATGTCTTTGTGTTTCAAACTTTAATACCCAGCAGGCCAGCAAGGCAGCAAGTTCGACTGCTCTTATCTCCAGATAGACCAGGCGATGAGGCGATGAGGTTCAAGAGTGATCCTCCATTTCTGTAAAATTTTTGAACCCGCAGCAGCAGTACGTAGATGTTTTCATTTCATGTTTCTTACTTCACTAGCCTTGCTGAGGATTAGGCTAACCATAGGGTTTATATGACAGTCTTTGAAGCTTTGTTTCTTAAATCATGCTTATGGAGTGTTTCATATCATGTCCTACATGAGGAGTTTACGTCTTCGCCATTAGTTCATTCATTGCAAAATGCTAAACAAGGTCTTAACTTTGAATCTCCACTAGAACCGAGAGTAGTTTAGCACTCCATCAATACAGATAGCATGCCCAGCCGCCCAGGTGGGGGGGATTAGCAGCATCAACCTTGCTAGGAAAAACTGAAATTCACAGCAAATTTCTTGTATAAATTAATGGACCAAGTTGTCATACGGTTATTCAATCAATGAGTATATACTATGCATTTCAACGGACTTTGCCTAAACAAAACCCTCAATACAATCTTAACATACATGACAACAGAAAGTCCTCCTACCATTCGGAGTCAATACCAAGGCCACTTAGCATCTCTCCATTTAACATAACGAGCCTCACTTTCTTTGTTGACCCTACATCCTTGACTACTTCCTTCAAGTCGCAGATGTTTATCTTTGTCCAATCCAATAGCCGGACAGCATTGAAGTTTCTGGTTACGAACCAGAGCTTCCTCCCTATATGCAGGGTTGGTATACCTTGGGTGTTGGACAAATGCCACATTCTTCCACCATAGTTTAAAGGCctgtgaaaaaaataataaacatgTTGATTCAATAAGTTGAAGCATATATCTAATTATAGGTTTACACAACCTCTTAATTGAAGCATATAAATAATAAACTATATCAAAATTTCCTTAGTATTTTTTACATCCATTGATTATAGAAATTGATGATACATAAAAAGCTATGAAAACAAAAGTGATCAAACAACATTTTTTCTGAAATAAGAAACTGGATAGTTTGAATAAAATGTTCACAAGAGAGGAGGCAAATCATTCTACAATGATTTAAAATGACGCCAGTCTTTCACGTTATACGTAAAGCCAGGTCTAATAATTGTGCTGTAGAGACGGTGAGACTAATTATAATTAAACACTAAGGACAGGGTCAGTGATTTCTAAACTAGTGGCTCTGAGTTCATATTTACTTCTAAATCAGCAAACAAATATTTGGTCATAGGCTCATAGCAATCATCCTTATGCATCATTCAACATATTAGTAGAGTTTAGTGTTGCATCATCCACAAGGTTCTGCAACTGAGTTAGTGAATCCACTGTAATTGAGTAGTGTTTAGCTaatcaaaattttttttaattaaacttATTTGATTTAGTTGATGCTGCTTAGATCTAGAGTGCAGCAAAAACCAAATGAAGCAGTTATACTTTACTTACATGCCAATATATCCACACTGCAACCTTATGTGGCATCAACCAGAAAAAAAGTGCATGATCAGACACCAATGATGAGGGTACCCTTTTGGCTGTTAGGGTAGCTGTAAAATAGTTTCCGAGGTCAGGGTGTTGAACTGAAATTGAAACGAACAGAGTATTGTCAGGAGCATTTGCTCTGATACTCCAATTCCCAAACATGTCCTGCAATTATCATAAATGGTTACTCAAAAAGTGGAAATCTTTCTGCATCGTAGATCCTGATTAAGTTAACATTTGCATTGTGAAAAATCCCTAAAATGCATAGGAAAAGGAATGGCATTTGCGTTAAACTTTAGTTACTACGGTTGACCAAACAGTTCAAGTAATTTTCTATTTACAAGAATGGAACAACACTTGGAACAAAGTAACAGCATGGAAAACATCTATCAAAAGCCAGGAATTACAGCCCTATTCAGAGGAGCATTTCCCCCAAACCCTCCTAGCTTCTCTTGATCATCCCGGTTAGAAATGCACACCACATTTTCCCCTCTTCGGCCGGAACACCGAAGGACCCTACTTTTAATGCATTATCAACTCCATGACAATGTTAATGGTATCTTATTCTTCATCCATTATGCATATAAAGTTCAGAACTTGACAGATAAGGACTGACCGAAGATCGTAACAAAAGCTATAGATGAACTAAATTTCAAAAACAGCTGTTAATCTAATACTAATTAAGCATATATAGCAATAACTGAAACATACCATAAAAGGACTGACATGTAGTGGTTTAGCCACTAAATCAGAATCTGGATTGAAAACAAATAACACTCTTTCTCCCCATGGCGTATTGGTGACCTATAAACACAAGCACATTGGTCAGCTCAAAAGGATCTAAATGATCTAATGcaccatttaaaaaaaaaaaaaaaactaaattaaattaAACCTCAGCAATGCACTGCTTCAAAATCTGATCATCATAGCAGTAGTACAAGCTCAAGGGGTTCTGCTCATATCCCACGCTTTCAGGAATCGTCAAAAGCAACCTGTTCAATTCAAATCAGCTAAATCCACCGGAAAacaaatttacagagatgacgTAATCCTTACGTTCGGCCGGTGGTGCCGGCAATGCGGCGAGCCTCGTCGGCGGAGAGGTGGTTGGGGGGAGAGTCGTCGAGGTCGATGAGAGCGTAGCGGACGGAGTAGCGGAAGGAGTGGTGGACGGGGCGGCGACGCTCGTGAAAGACGGTGCCTTGGTAGAGGGAGACGGAGGAGGAGGGAGAGGCGGCGCGTGAGGGGGAGAGGCGGCGGAGGAGCGTGCGGAgtgggaggaggagagagagagtgagggaaGTGAGGAAGGTGGAGAGGATTGAGCAGAGCAGATAGAGAAGCTCCATTTGGCCACGACTATTCTTATTATTCTGTCTTCATTTTTATTGTTCCGGCTTTCAAGGGGGATGGTTTGTCTGAAAATAAGGTAGAGTAGTCAGTCAGTTTTTGCTCCACTTGAAGTAGATAATGTTTAACACGGTGAGATGGGTAGCTCGCATCCTCGGACTAGGACTGTAAATTGACTCGATACAGGAGATCGTGGTTATTATACTTACGAGACATCAATTTTTAGCTGATTTTTTACCAAGTTGATTTTTGCTACGAAAACAAACTTGATAGCACTAACTCTAACATCAGTATGAaagtatgaattttttttttttttttttgaaagtttATAGAAGTTTTGATGCATAATATGCTATGAGCTTTTTTCGATGTCTAGTCAAGAGATATTTACTTTTAGATATCTCATTTAGTCATTTATATGGGATTATTGGTTATGTAGTCTAGATGTATGTGTAATCAAATATTCATGTAGATGCATGTATGTTATCTAATATTCATGGCTACAAGGTATGTTTAGTGTTATGAGTTTCTTTTGGTGCCTGGTCATGAGGTACATTTGCATTTTACATTACCTAAGAATTTAGTTGGTAAATGACATGATATTCAATATACTTGAGAACATGGTATACTCTTCAATATAAATCATCATTCTGATGGTAATGTGTACTGGTTGCATACCTAATGTAGAGGTTTGTTCGAATATGTCATACTTAATCTACTTGTGGTTGACGTTGTTGCAATGGCTAGCTTGAAGTAGATATTCATTCCATTATAACTCATATATTGACTAATGGAGCAAGTGAGTATGCAGATTTATGTTATAGAATATCATACCTTACTGACAGAAGAACTCATCACATTAAGGAAAAGAACTCTGAAATTATATATGGAAAGAAATTTGAACTGCAAAACTCAGTAAAATAAAATGGTCACATAATATGCCTCGGCAAAGTTTTTGAAAAAGCAAAACAATTAAGGATAGAATTCGGAGCTCCAGCGAATATGTCGCCATCACCGCCTCCTAGAAAGGAGATGGATCCTCGATCCAGTCCCACCTAGCGCCACCAAACTCGTCACCTGAAACCAGTGTCCACGGATGCCTACCTCTGAGCCCCGATCCCGAAAAACCATGCCGATCAAAACCTATCAAACCACCTCAGGCCAAACCATCTCACAGGTAAATGGGTATTAGACCAACCATCACCTGTCCAGCAGCAGCCTATCAATGACGTGGAGAAAACCAATACCAACTCCGAGTGTCGCCGAACGAGAAGAATTTTGCAAACCCTAGACCAAGCAGTCCGAATTTTTGCAGAGCAAACAATTCTCTTATCTAAGTCGGATTATGGTCGATTCTTTAAGAGATACTTTCAAAATTCAATGAGTAGCTACAGTTAAAGATATTAAAATTAAGGATTAGTTATCATCTCATATTACTTTTCACTACCCCAAGGGTAAATCAGGCATAtatagaaaaatatgaaaaaatatttattatacATTAACACTCTCAAGGTTTGCCTACGTGGATTGGGTGTCGATtgataataaaatatatatggATTTTTCCCAATACCTctttatatctaattttcttAAAAACTAGTTCGTAACAAGTTATCATTTATCAACTTTCAAAATGAGTAGACTTTGTCAATTTAAGCTCTTTTGCTCTAATTTGATTAACAGTGCAGTACTTTCTCTATATGGTACTCAAACTACAATTGTGTGGAATCATTTACCAGTGAAATATGGAAGGGTACACACTACAGAGACCTATAGAACAAAATGGACAAGATTTGAAGCTATTGTAGATGGTATTCATAATATACTTTCCTTCACTGAAAGAGTTCCTAGTTGGTTTCTGATGCATGAAAGTCATTTCCTATTGAATTAACCAGATGTGATATTGGCAAGAAGAAATTACAGTCTAGAGGTTTTGTTCTCGACTAGCTGATGATCAGAAAAATACAGTAGTTAAAACTAACACCACTACTCGCTTTCAGTGTCCTTCAAGAACTTGATCTTGATTTTGTTGAGTGCGACTAGAGCATCTTGCATGTTTATCCTGTCTTCTGGTGAATCTGCAGAACACGCTAGAGCTAATC harbors:
- the LOC133732959 gene encoding uncharacterized protein LOC133732959, with translation MELLYLLCSILSTFLTSLTLSLLLPLRTLLRRLSPSRAASPSSSVSLYQGTVFHERRRPVHHSFRYSVRYALIDLDDSPPNHLSADEARRIAGTTGRTLLLTIPESVGYEQNPLSLYYCYDDQILKQCIAEVTNTPWGERVLFVFNPDSDLVAKPLHVSPFMDMFGNWSIRANAPDNTLFVSISVQHPDLGNYFTATLTAKRVPSSLVSDHALFFWLMPHKVAVWIYWHAFKLWWKNVAFVQHPRYTNPAYREEALVRNQKLQCCPAIGLDKDKHLRLEGSSQGCRVNKESEARYVKWRDAKWPWY